One window from the genome of Acuticoccus sp. I52.16.1 encodes:
- a CDS encoding glycerophosphodiester phosphodiesterase family protein has product MNRLLLGAALALLPVILPAAVAEADEPLTYGVRPFYLIDKLPDGELKEKLLSCTGQTPARTTFSIGHRGAPLQFPEHTVQSNLAAARSGAGILECDVAFTADKELVCRHAQNDLHTTTNMLVSDLAAKCTTPFTPAAGDTPAAAECRTSDITLAEFQTLTPKMDAADKTATSAEAYQGGVPSWRTTLYADGAELMTHKQSIDLFKSLGAKFTPELKDPAVEMPFDGFSMDDYAQKLIAEYEDAGIPAADVFPQSFNLDVIKYWVANAGDYGQQAVYLVEPADDWSADDESTWTHTPAEIAELGVNYLAPSINMLVSLDDDGEIVASAYAEAAKDAGLTLITWSLERSGPLANGGGWYYNSVTDAIDSDSDYYAVLDVLAQDVGVVGVFSDWPATVTYYANCFDL; this is encoded by the coding sequence ATGAACCGTCTCCTTCTCGGCGCCGCCCTCGCGCTGCTCCCCGTCATCCTACCCGCCGCGGTCGCCGAGGCGGACGAGCCGCTGACCTACGGCGTGCGCCCGTTCTACCTCATCGACAAGCTCCCCGACGGCGAGCTGAAAGAGAAGCTCCTGTCCTGCACCGGGCAGACGCCCGCCCGCACGACCTTCTCGATCGGCCACCGCGGCGCCCCGCTGCAGTTCCCCGAGCACACCGTGCAGTCCAACCTCGCCGCCGCGCGGTCGGGCGCCGGTATCCTGGAATGCGACGTCGCCTTCACGGCCGACAAGGAGCTGGTCTGCCGCCACGCGCAGAACGACCTGCACACCACCACCAACATGCTCGTGAGCGACCTCGCCGCGAAGTGCACCACGCCGTTCACCCCGGCCGCCGGTGACACGCCCGCCGCCGCCGAATGCCGCACGTCGGACATCACGCTCGCCGAGTTCCAGACGCTGACGCCCAAAATGGACGCCGCCGACAAGACCGCGACGAGCGCCGAGGCCTACCAGGGCGGCGTCCCGTCCTGGCGCACCACGCTCTACGCCGACGGCGCCGAGCTGATGACGCACAAGCAGTCGATCGACCTCTTCAAGTCGCTGGGCGCGAAGTTCACCCCCGAGCTGAAGGACCCGGCCGTCGAAATGCCGTTCGACGGCTTCTCCATGGACGACTACGCGCAGAAGCTGATCGCCGAGTACGAAGACGCCGGCATCCCGGCGGCGGACGTCTTCCCGCAGTCCTTCAACCTCGACGTCATCAAGTACTGGGTCGCCAACGCGGGCGACTACGGGCAGCAGGCGGTCTACCTCGTGGAGCCGGCGGACGACTGGTCGGCCGACGACGAGTCCACCTGGACCCACACCCCGGCCGAGATCGCCGAATTGGGCGTGAACTACCTCGCCCCGTCGATCAACATGCTGGTCTCGCTGGACGACGACGGCGAGATCGTCGCCTCGGCCTACGCCGAGGCGGCCAAGGATGCGGGCCTGACCCTCATCACCTGGTCGCTGGAGCGCTCCGGCCCGCTCGCCAACGGCGGCGGCTGGTACTACAACTCCGTCACCGACGCGATCGACAGCGACAGCGACTACTACGCCGTGCTCGACGTGCTGGCGCAGGACGTCGGCGTCGTCGGCGTGTTCTCCGACTGGCCGGCGACCGTCACCTACTACGCCAACTGCTTCGACCTCTGA
- a CDS encoding pyridoxine 5'-phosphate synthase: protein MTVPPAPAVPRLGVNIDHIATLRNARGGKHPDPVHGALLAAEAGADGITAHLREDRRHIRDEDVRRLMAESPLPLNFEMAVTEEMLAIATALRPHAACLVPEKRQEVTTEGGLEVADATVDMAGFVARLGEAGIRVSLFIDPDPVQVEAAKRVGAPVIELHTGAYCDAPDAQRPAQLARIVEAAALAAELGIECHAGHGLDYATAGPVAAIPNMAELNIGHFLIGAAVFTGIIPAIQEMKRVIAAARAG, encoded by the coding sequence GTGACCGTCCCCCCTGCCCCCGCTGTGCCCCGCCTCGGCGTCAACATCGACCATATCGCCACCCTGCGGAACGCGCGCGGCGGCAAGCACCCGGACCCGGTCCACGGCGCCCTGCTGGCCGCAGAGGCGGGGGCGGACGGGATTACGGCGCACCTGCGCGAGGATCGCCGCCACATTCGCGACGAGGACGTCCGCCGGCTGATGGCCGAGAGCCCGCTGCCGCTCAACTTCGAGATGGCGGTGACCGAGGAGATGTTGGCGATCGCCACCGCGCTGCGTCCGCACGCGGCCTGCCTGGTGCCGGAGAAACGCCAGGAGGTCACCACCGAGGGCGGCCTCGAGGTCGCCGACGCGACCGTGGACATGGCCGGCTTCGTCGCCAGGCTCGGCGAGGCGGGGATCCGCGTCTCCCTCTTCATCGATCCGGACCCGGTGCAGGTCGAGGCGGCCAAGCGCGTCGGCGCCCCGGTGATCGAGCTGCACACCGGCGCCTATTGCGACGCGCCCGACGCGCAGCGCCCGGCGCAACTCGCCCGCATCGTGGAAGCGGCGGCCCTCGCGGCCGAACTCGGCATCGAGTGCCACGCCGGCCACGGGCTCGACTACGCCACCGCCGGCCCCGTCGCCGCGATCCCCAACATGGCCGAGCTGAATATCGGCCATTTCCTGATCGGCGCGGCGGTGTTCACGGGGATCATTCCGGCGATCCAGGAGATGAAGCGCGTCATCGCCGCCGCCCGCGCCGGCTGA
- the pdxA gene encoding 4-hydroxythreonine-4-phosphate dehydrogenase PdxA — MLALTMGEPAGVGGEITLGAWKALCRSGPAFLLIDDPERVRALAARHAPDVAVEAVAGPAAAADVFPHALPVLPLGRRVHAQPGVADPANADAVLEAIRTAVRLAEAGAVGGIVTNPIHKAVLLQAGFAHPGHTEFLAELSGAQRTVMLLAGPGIRVVPVTIHIPLAEVPAALTAAALEETARIVDHDMRAMFGLAQPRLVVAGLNPHAGEDGEIGREEVDTIAPAVARLAAEGLDIDGPRSADTMFHESARAKYDVALCMYHDQALIPIKTLAFDDGVNVTLGLPFVRTSPDHGTAFNIAGQGVARPNSLLAAIRLAAELACNRRAS, encoded by the coding sequence ATGTTGGCGTTGACGATGGGCGAGCCCGCCGGAGTGGGCGGGGAGATCACGCTGGGGGCCTGGAAGGCGTTGTGCCGCAGCGGCCCGGCCTTCCTCCTGATCGACGATCCGGAGCGCGTCCGCGCCCTCGCCGCCCGCCACGCGCCCGACGTCGCGGTCGAGGCGGTCGCCGGGCCCGCCGCGGCGGCGGACGTCTTCCCCCACGCCCTCCCCGTCCTGCCGCTCGGGCGGCGCGTGCACGCCCAACCCGGCGTCGCCGACCCCGCCAACGCCGACGCGGTGCTGGAGGCGATCCGCACGGCCGTGCGCCTGGCCGAGGCCGGCGCGGTCGGCGGCATCGTCACCAACCCGATCCACAAGGCGGTACTGCTGCAGGCCGGTTTCGCCCACCCCGGCCACACCGAGTTCCTGGCCGAGCTTTCCGGCGCGCAACGCACCGTGATGCTGCTGGCCGGCCCCGGCATCCGCGTGGTGCCGGTGACGATCCACATCCCCCTCGCCGAAGTGCCGGCGGCGCTGACGGCGGCGGCGCTGGAGGAGACCGCCCGCATCGTCGACCACGACATGCGGGCGATGTTCGGCCTCGCGCAGCCGCGCCTGGTGGTGGCGGGCCTCAACCCGCACGCCGGCGAGGACGGCGAGATCGGCCGCGAGGAGGTGGACACCATCGCCCCCGCCGTCGCCCGCCTCGCCGCGGAGGGCCTCGATATCGACGGACCGCGCAGCGCCGACACGATGTTCCACGAGAGCGCGCGGGCGAAGTACGATGTCGCACTGTGCATGTACCATGACCAGGCGCTGATCCCGATCAAGACGCTCGCCTTCGACGACGGCGTCAACGTCACCCTGGGGCTGCCGTTCGTGCGCACGTCGCCCGACCACGGCACCGCCTTCAATATTGCGGGCCAGGGCGTCGCGCGTCCAAATAGCCTCCTCGCGGCGATCCGACTGGCCGCCGAGCTTGCCTGCAATCGGAGAGCGTCGTGA
- the ilvA gene encoding threonine ammonia-lyase IlvA translates to MTRARDAADAIRPLLAPTPILRNAHLSERYGADIYLKREDLTPVRSYKLRGAANFFRKTLATHPQARTFVCASAGNHAQGFAYVCAHHGVTGTVFMPTTTPKQKIYKTETFGGDAITVRLIGDTFDQSYKAAREFAEAEGAVFVPPFDHADIIEGQASVGLEILDALERAPDLLIVPVGGGGLAAGMVQVFEALSPRTEIVFVEPAGAPSLHRSLIEGHRVTLDKVNSFVDGAAVAQIGYANFAVLGTRHPAQVTLVPEDRLCETILEMLNIEGVVLEPAGAMQIDALRSLPPERLKGRTVVCITSGGNFDFERLPEVKERAMRAAGTKKYFILRLPQRPGALREFLDLLGPDDDVARFEYLKKSARNFGSILLGIETPSRANFEVLTARLDAAGFVYRDITDDEVVAGVLI, encoded by the coding sequence CTGACGCGTGCCAGGGATGCCGCCGACGCCATCCGTCCGCTGCTCGCGCCGACGCCCATTTTGCGCAACGCGCACCTGTCGGAGCGTTACGGGGCCGACATTTACCTCAAGCGCGAGGACCTGACGCCGGTTCGCTCCTACAAGCTGCGCGGCGCCGCCAACTTCTTCCGCAAGACGCTCGCCACCCACCCGCAGGCGCGGACCTTCGTGTGCGCCTCGGCCGGCAACCACGCGCAGGGCTTCGCGTACGTGTGCGCCCACCACGGCGTCACCGGCACTGTCTTCATGCCGACGACGACGCCCAAGCAGAAGATCTACAAGACCGAGACCTTCGGCGGTGACGCCATCACGGTCCGCCTCATCGGCGACACCTTCGACCAGTCCTACAAAGCCGCACGTGAGTTCGCCGAGGCCGAGGGGGCCGTCTTCGTCCCCCCGTTCGACCATGCCGACATCATCGAGGGACAGGCGAGCGTGGGCCTCGAGATCCTCGACGCTCTGGAGCGCGCGCCGGACCTGCTGATCGTCCCGGTCGGCGGCGGCGGGCTGGCGGCCGGCATGGTCCAGGTGTTCGAAGCGCTGTCGCCCCGGACCGAGATCGTCTTCGTCGAGCCTGCCGGCGCGCCGTCCCTCCATCGCAGCCTCATCGAGGGGCATCGCGTCACGCTCGACAAGGTCAACAGCTTCGTCGACGGTGCGGCGGTGGCGCAGATCGGCTACGCCAACTTCGCGGTGCTGGGCACACGGCACCCGGCGCAGGTGACCCTGGTGCCGGAGGACCGGCTCTGCGAGACCATCCTCGAGATGCTGAACATCGAGGGTGTCGTGCTGGAACCGGCCGGCGCCATGCAGATCGACGCGCTGCGCTCGCTGCCGCCCGAGCGGCTGAAGGGGCGCACGGTGGTGTGCATCACGTCCGGCGGCAACTTCGACTTCGAGCGTCTGCCCGAGGTGAAGGAGCGGGCGATGCGCGCAGCGGGCACCAAGAAGTACTTCATCCTGCGCCTGCCGCAGCGCCCCGGCGCCCTGCGCGAGTTCCTCGACCTCCTCGGTCCGGACGACGACGTGGCGCGGTTCGAGTACCTCAAGAAGTCGGCCCGCAACTTCGGCTCGATCCTGCTGGGCATCGAGACCCCGTCGCGCGCCAACTTCGAGGTGCTGACGGCGCGGCTCGACGCGGCCGGCTTCGTCTATCGCGACATCACCGACGACGAGGTCGTGGCAGGCGTCCTGATCTGA
- a CDS encoding aspartyl/asparaginyl beta-hydroxylase domain-containing protein, producing the protein MQMTTHDQTPKSKSKPLTKRLKGAINWPGKAAVRKLETVMGHASLIGDTPVFDNSAFPWVARLEANASVIREELEAVLGLQQCLPTMQQISKTQRKLIQTDGWKTYFFTAFGERATRNCERCPRTAALIDTIPDLEEAFFSILAPGSHIRAHRGVYKGLVRAHLGLIVPEPSAECRMAVGDETIHWREGRCVVFDDTYQHEVWNDTDGVRVVLLIDVHRPLPRRLDRLNKTLLRIARMMPFVRDPVRQHRAWEKDFYANA; encoded by the coding sequence ATGCAGATGACCACACACGACCAGACTCCGAAGTCGAAGTCCAAGCCCCTGACCAAGCGTCTGAAGGGCGCGATCAACTGGCCCGGCAAGGCCGCGGTGCGCAAGCTCGAGACCGTCATGGGCCACGCTTCTCTGATCGGCGATACCCCCGTCTTCGACAACAGCGCCTTCCCGTGGGTCGCGCGGCTCGAGGCGAACGCATCCGTGATCCGCGAAGAACTCGAGGCGGTGCTCGGCCTGCAGCAGTGCCTGCCGACGATGCAGCAGATCTCCAAGACGCAGCGCAAGCTCATCCAGACGGACGGGTGGAAGACCTACTTCTTCACCGCGTTCGGCGAGCGGGCGACGCGCAACTGCGAGCGCTGCCCCCGTACGGCCGCGCTGATCGATACGATCCCGGACCTTGAGGAGGCCTTCTTCTCGATCCTGGCGCCGGGCTCGCATATCCGCGCCCACCGCGGCGTCTATAAGGGCCTCGTGCGCGCGCACCTGGGGCTGATCGTGCCCGAGCCGTCGGCCGAGTGCCGCATGGCGGTGGGCGACGAGACGATCCATTGGCGCGAAGGCCGGTGCGTGGTGTTCGACGACACCTACCAGCACGAGGTCTGGAACGACACCGACGGCGTGCGCGTGGTGCTGCTGATCGACGTGCACCGCCCGCTGCCCCGGCGGCTCGATCGTCTCAACAAGACCTTGCTGCGGATCGCGCGGATGATGCCGTTCGTCCGCGACCCCGTCCGGCAACACCGCGCGTGGGAAAAGGACTTCTACGCCAACGCTTGA
- a CDS encoding YaiI/YqxD family protein → MRTIFIDADACPVKDETIRVADRYRFEVVMVSNGGLRPRREAFVQMVVVPAGPDEADKWIADRAGPGDVCVTSDVPLAARVLEGGAAALRPDGEAFTTASIGNVLATRDLMADWRAANPLEAGGGGKSFSAKDRSRFLQSLDRLVRAAARAG, encoded by the coding sequence ATGAGGACAATATTCATTGATGCGGACGCATGTCCGGTCAAGGATGAAACCATCCGTGTCGCGGATCGCTACCGCTTTGAGGTTGTGATGGTCTCGAACGGGGGGCTGCGTCCGCGGCGGGAGGCGTTCGTGCAGATGGTCGTGGTCCCCGCGGGGCCCGACGAGGCGGACAAGTGGATCGCCGATCGCGCCGGTCCGGGGGACGTGTGCGTGACGTCGGACGTGCCCCTGGCGGCCCGCGTCCTGGAGGGGGGCGCGGCGGCGCTGCGGCCCGATGGCGAGGCGTTCACGACCGCCTCGATCGGCAACGTGCTGGCCACGCGCGACCTGATGGCGGATTGGCGGGCGGCGAACCCGCTGGAGGCGGGCGGCGGCGGCAAGTCCTTCTCCGCGAAGGACCGATCCCGCTTTCTTCAGTCGCTCGATCGCCTGGTGCGGGCGGCCGCACGGGCCGGCTAG
- a CDS encoding SDR family oxidoreductase — translation MDLGIKGRRAIVCASSKGLGRGTAEALAAAGVHLTLNARTKDTLDATAAKIADTYGVEVKAIACDITTDEGRAAVLEAEPQPDILINNAGGPPPGVWSEWGRKEWQAAFEANMLTPILLTTQVLPGMIERGWGRVVSITSGSVKAPIPQIGLSNGARAGLTGFIGGTARQVAKHGVIMNNILPGQHDTDRIVSLMSARSKNEGITVDEARASAQKAIPRGRFGTPEEFGSVAAFLCSEHVGFMVGQNVLLDGGSFNSTMG, via the coding sequence ATGGATCTGGGCATCAAGGGCCGTCGGGCAATCGTGTGCGCATCGTCGAAGGGATTGGGCCGCGGCACGGCCGAGGCGCTCGCGGCCGCCGGCGTCCATCTGACGCTGAACGCACGCACCAAGGACACGCTGGACGCCACCGCCGCCAAGATCGCCGACACTTACGGCGTCGAGGTGAAGGCCATCGCGTGCGACATCACCACCGACGAGGGTCGCGCCGCGGTGCTGGAGGCCGAGCCGCAGCCCGACATCCTGATCAACAACGCCGGTGGCCCGCCCCCCGGTGTGTGGTCCGAATGGGGCCGCAAGGAGTGGCAGGCCGCCTTCGAGGCGAACATGCTGACGCCGATCCTCCTCACCACGCAGGTGCTGCCGGGAATGATCGAGCGTGGCTGGGGACGCGTGGTGTCGATCACGTCGGGCTCGGTGAAGGCCCCCATCCCGCAGATCGGCCTCTCCAACGGCGCCCGCGCCGGCCTCACCGGCTTCATCGGCGGCACCGCGCGGCAGGTCGCCAAGCACGGCGTCATCATGAATAATATCCTGCCCGGCCAGCATGACACCGACCGCATCGTCTCGCTGATGAGCGCGCGTTCCAAGAACGAGGGCATCACCGTCGACGAGGCGCGGGCGAGCGCGCAGAAGGCGATCCCGCGCGGCCGCTTCGGCACACCGGAGGAATTCGGCAGCGTCGCCGCCTTCCTGTGTTCGGAGCATGTCGGCTTCATGGTCGGCCAGAACGTGCTGCTGGACGGCGGCTCCTTCAACTCGACTATGGGCTGA
- a CDS encoding cold-shock protein produces the protein MATGTVKWFNGTKGYGFIQPDEGGADVFVHISAVERAGMTSLSEGQRVTYELYKDPKRGRTSAEQLKAV, from the coding sequence ATGGCGACAGGTACGGTCAAGTGGTTCAACGGAACCAAGGGGTATGGTTTTATTCAGCCGGATGAGGGCGGAGCCGACGTATTCGTTCACATTTCGGCCGTCGAACGTGCCGGGATGACCTCGCTGAGTGAAGGTCAGCGCGTAACGTACGAACTCTATAAAGATCCCAAGCGTGGCCGGACCTCGGCCGAACAGTTGAAGGCGGTCTGA
- the rocF gene encoding arginase — MANVAVLGAPTEAGTYRRGCIMGPAALRTAGLIESLRALGHTIADDRDLTPDPVAIADAAYAPARGVGRTAGWVRAVRRAFGEALRDGTVPILLGGDHSIAAGSLAAIMDVRPETHVVWLDAHPDFNTLTTTTSGNLHGIPVAIASGLEGADLIYGAPITPLDPHAITMIGIRSVDPDERALLTRHGITVHDMRDVDEFGMGELIRRTIRRAGEAGAPLHVSLDVDFLDPDVAPAVGTTVPGGATVREAHLAMELLHESGRVASLDIVELNPFLDERGRTATLMVDLAASLFGRTIMDRPTKAW; from the coding sequence ATGGCGAACGTGGCCGTTCTGGGCGCGCCGACCGAGGCGGGCACCTATCGCCGGGGCTGCATCATGGGGCCGGCCGCCTTGCGCACCGCCGGGCTCATCGAGTCGCTTCGCGCCCTCGGCCACACCATCGCCGACGATCGCGACCTCACCCCCGATCCGGTGGCGATCGCCGACGCCGCCTACGCCCCGGCGCGCGGTGTCGGCCGGACCGCCGGCTGGGTCCGCGCCGTGCGGCGCGCGTTCGGCGAGGCTCTGCGCGACGGCACCGTGCCGATCCTCCTGGGCGGCGACCACTCGATCGCCGCCGGCTCGCTCGCGGCGATCATGGATGTCCGGCCTGAAACCCACGTCGTCTGGCTGGACGCGCACCCCGATTTCAACACTCTCACCACCACCACCAGCGGCAATCTGCACGGCATCCCCGTCGCCATCGCTTCGGGTCTGGAGGGAGCGGACCTCATCTACGGCGCGCCGATCACCCCGCTCGATCCGCACGCCATCACGATGATCGGCATCCGCTCCGTCGACCCGGACGAGCGGGCGCTGCTGACGCGCCACGGCATCACCGTGCACGACATGCGCGATGTCGACGAGTTCGGCATGGGCGAGCTGATCCGCCGCACGATCCGCCGGGCGGGCGAAGCAGGCGCGCCGCTGCACGTCTCGCTCGACGTCGATTTCCTGGATCCGGACGTCGCGCCCGCGGTGGGCACGACCGTGCCGGGCGGCGCGACGGTGCGCGAGGCCCACCTGGCGATGGAGCTGCTGCACGAGAGCGGCCGCGTCGCCTCGCTCGACATCGTCGAGCTGAACCCTTTTCTCGACGAGCGCGGGCGCACCGCCACGCTGATGGTGGACCTCGCCGCCAGCCTCTTCGGGCGCACGATCATGGACCGCCCGACCAAGGCCTGGTAG
- a CDS encoding cobyrinate a,c-diamide synthase: MRNNGDAGAASTSGRLVRFVVAAPHSGSGKTVITTGLIAALAARGRSVHPAKVGPDYIDTAFLAAAAGRPALNLDLWAMRPALVAALADHDDLVVEGVMGLFDGPSSGVGSTADIARLLALPVVLVVDASRQSQSVAALVHGFATFDRTITIAGVILTRVGSVKHARMLREALAVTELACLGTVPRDERLAFPSRHLGLYQAGEYADITERIDAIGRIISGVVDLPAIEALDGPRRTAPALPDALPPPGQRIAVASDQAFSFAYAHILDGWRRAGASLHPFSPLGDEAPDPAADAVVLPGGYPELYAGRLAAGTRWKAGLAAAAARGALVVGECGGYMALGETLVDADGAPHAMAGLLPIATSFATRARTLGYRELTHDGGLLPRRLRGHEFHYATIAREGPPLFEARDADGRALGPIGTRVGTVCGSFAHVIDTV; encoded by the coding sequence GTGAGAAACAATGGAGACGCTGGCGCCGCTTCGACCAGTGGTAGGCTCGTGAGGTTCGTCGTCGCCGCCCCGCACTCGGGGTCGGGAAAGACGGTGATCACGACGGGCCTCATCGCCGCGCTCGCCGCCCGCGGACGCAGCGTCCACCCGGCCAAGGTCGGACCGGATTATATCGACACCGCCTTCCTCGCCGCCGCGGCCGGGCGCCCCGCCCTCAACCTCGACCTGTGGGCGATGCGTCCGGCGCTGGTGGCGGCCCTCGCCGACCACGACGACCTTGTGGTGGAGGGCGTGATGGGCCTGTTCGACGGCCCCTCCTCCGGCGTCGGCTCCACGGCCGACATCGCCCGCCTTCTCGCCCTGCCGGTCGTCCTGGTGGTCGACGCGTCGCGCCAGAGCCAGTCCGTCGCCGCGCTGGTGCACGGCTTTGCGACGTTCGACAGGACGATCACCATCGCCGGCGTCATCCTGACCAGGGTGGGGAGCGTGAAACACGCGCGCATGCTGCGCGAGGCCCTGGCGGTGACGGAGCTCGCCTGCCTCGGCACCGTCCCACGCGACGAGCGGCTCGCCTTTCCATCGCGCCACCTCGGTCTCTATCAGGCCGGCGAATATGCCGACATCACCGAGCGGATCGACGCGATCGGCCGCATCATCTCCGGCGTGGTCGACCTGCCGGCGATCGAGGCGCTGGACGGGCCGCGGCGCACGGCGCCGGCGTTGCCCGACGCGCTGCCGCCGCCCGGCCAGCGGATCGCCGTCGCCTCCGACCAGGCCTTCTCCTTCGCCTACGCCCACATCCTCGATGGATGGCGCCGCGCGGGCGCCAGCCTGCACCCCTTCTCGCCGCTGGGGGACGAGGCACCCGACCCCGCCGCCGACGCCGTCGTCCTCCCCGGCGGCTATCCGGAGCTGTACGCCGGACGCCTCGCCGCCGGTACGCGCTGGAAGGCCGGCCTCGCCGCCGCGGCCGCGCGCGGAGCGCTGGTGGTGGGCGAATGCGGCGGCTACATGGCCCTCGGCGAGACGCTGGTCGACGCCGACGGCGCGCCGCACGCGATGGCCGGCCTGCTGCCGATCGCGACCAGCTTCGCAACTCGCGCCCGCACGCTCGGCTATCGCGAGCTGACGCACGACGGCGGCCTCCTCCCCCGGCGCCTGCGCGGCCACGAGTTCCACTACGCCACCATCGCCCGCGAGGGCCCGCCGCTGTTCGAGGCGCGCGACGCGGACGGGCGCGCCCTCGGCCCCATCGGCACCCGCGTCGGCACCGTGTGCGGCTCCTTCGCCCACGTGATCGACACCGTCTGA
- a CDS encoding DUF1194 domain-containing protein, with the protein MLRAIVSTFLLSLAWTSVARSQDFPPVVDVELVLAVDVSWSMDIDEQRLQREGYVNAIRDPEVIRAIRRGDWGRIAVTYVEWAGVGLQRTVVPWSIIESQRDADLFAKALGEASIGRMRRTSISSALLMSAALFDNGIDGFRKVIDVSGDGPNNMGPMVTEARDRVIRQGITINGLPIMVKQRIRGDFFQIENLDEYYRGCVIGGMGSFMITIESREQFGQAIRRKLILEIAGAQPTVQKAQIEVPQSVAVDCMVGEKQWRRWRRFDQW; encoded by the coding sequence ATGCTGCGCGCGATCGTTTCTACCTTCCTTCTTAGCCTAGCCTGGACGTCGGTTGCACGGTCCCAGGATTTCCCCCCGGTTGTCGACGTCGAGCTGGTGCTGGCGGTCGATGTCTCGTGGTCGATGGACATCGACGAACAGAGGCTGCAGCGCGAGGGATACGTCAACGCCATCCGCGATCCGGAGGTCATCAGGGCCATCCGTCGCGGCGACTGGGGCCGCATCGCGGTCACCTACGTGGAGTGGGCCGGGGTCGGCCTGCAGCGCACCGTCGTCCCCTGGTCGATCATCGAGAGCCAGCGCGACGCGGACCTCTTCGCCAAGGCGCTGGGCGAGGCCTCCATCGGCCGCATGCGCCGCACCTCCATCTCGAGCGCTCTCCTGATGAGCGCCGCCCTGTTCGACAATGGGATCGACGGTTTCCGCAAGGTCATCGACGTGTCCGGCGACGGGCCCAACAACATGGGCCCGATGGTGACGGAGGCGCGCGACCGCGTCATCCGCCAGGGCATCACCATCAACGGTCTGCCGATCATGGTGAAGCAGCGCATCCGCGGCGATTTCTTCCAGATCGAGAACCTGGACGAATATTATCGCGGCTGCGTCATCGGCGGGATGGGCTCCTTCATGATCACGATCGAGAGCCGGGAGCAGTTCGGCCAGGCGATCCGGCGCAAATTGATTCTGGAGATTGCCGGCGCCCAGCCCACCGTGCAGAAAGCGCAGATCGAGGTGCCGCAGTCGGTGGCTGTGGACTGCATGGTGGGTGAGAAACAATGGAGACGCTGGCGCCGCTTCGACCAGTGGTAG
- a CDS encoding cobalt-precorrin-5B (C(1))-methyltransferase codes for MTEVERNVDANRPLRSGWTTGACATAAAKSAYARILAGSFLDPVTIALPRGGSAAFALAQEWYRDGRATAGVVKDAGDDPDITHGATILATVRTTHEGVTFCAGEGVGTVTRAGLPLAVGEPAINPVPRAMITAALGEVAAAAGVPVAAEVTLSIPGGAALAAKTWNPRLGIVGGLSVLGTTGIVTPYSCAAWIHSIHRGVDVARAAGLAHIAAATGSTSERAAQAALGLPDMAMIDMGDFAGGLLKYLARHPVARLTIAGGFGKLTKLAAGAMDLHSSRSQVDHARLAAWMREAGGTEADAVAVAAAPTAMAALDLARRRQVDLAGQVARRAGEAARERLAGASVGVDVMIVDRAGHIVAHG; via the coding sequence ATGACCGAGGTCGAACGCAACGTTGACGCGAATCGACCCCTGCGTTCGGGGTGGACCACAGGAGCCTGCGCAACCGCTGCCGCCAAGTCCGCATACGCCCGGATCCTGGCGGGATCCTTCCTCGATCCGGTCACGATCGCGCTGCCGCGGGGCGGTTCCGCCGCCTTCGCACTCGCGCAGGAGTGGTACCGCGACGGTCGCGCCACGGCCGGCGTCGTCAAGGACGCCGGCGACGACCCGGACATCACCCATGGCGCGACCATCCTCGCGACCGTCCGCACCACTCACGAAGGTGTGACGTTTTGCGCCGGTGAGGGGGTCGGCACCGTCACCCGCGCCGGGCTGCCGCTAGCGGTCGGCGAGCCGGCCATCAACCCCGTGCCGCGGGCCATGATCACCGCCGCGCTCGGTGAGGTGGCGGCGGCGGCCGGCGTTCCCGTGGCGGCGGAGGTGACGCTCTCGATCCCCGGCGGGGCGGCGCTGGCGGCCAAGACCTGGAACCCGCGGCTGGGCATCGTCGGCGGCCTGTCGGTCCTCGGCACCACCGGCATCGTCACGCCCTATTCGTGCGCGGCGTGGATCCACTCGATCCACCGCGGCGTGGACGTGGCGCGGGCCGCGGGCCTCGCGCACATCGCCGCCGCCACCGGCTCCACCTCCGAGCGGGCGGCCCAGGCCGCGCTCGGCCTGCCGGACATGGCGATGATCGACATGGGCGACTTCGCCGGCGGGCTCCTGAAATATCTCGCCCGGCACCCCGTCGCGCGGCTCACCATCGCCGGCGGCTTCGGCAAGCTCACCAAGCTCGCCGCCGGTGCCATGGACCTCCACTCGTCCCGCAGCCAGGTGGACCATGCACGCCTCGCCGCCTGGATGCGCGAGGCCGGTGGCACCGAGGCCGACGCCGTCGCCGTCGCCGCGGCTCCCACCGCGATGGCCGCGCTCGACCTCGCCCGCCGGCGTCAGGTCGACCTCGCCGGCCAGGTGGCGCGGCGCGCCGGCGAGGCCGCGAGGGAACGTCTCGCCGGGGCATCCGTTGGCGTGGACGTGATGATCGTCGATCGCGCGGGGCATATCGTGGCGCATGGCTAA